A region of Jannaschia sp. W003 DNA encodes the following proteins:
- a CDS encoding hydroxymethylglutaryl-CoA lyase — protein sequence MSETLAGKDAPVTDRRPAIVEVAPRDGLQSIRDPLPTDTKIALIRDLVAAGCRRVEIGSFVSPRAVPQMHDMAEIAAAVLDLPARLMALVPNVRGAERAAGAGIREIGYVFSVSESHNRSNVRQSVADSLDGLGAVAAALPENTRLRVNVATAFDCPFEGTVPLDAVLAATRRAAAIAPEAEIALCDTTGRANPFAVAERFRAAMALPETARSTWAFHGHDTFGQGVANALAAWHAGVPAFDAAAAGLGGCPFAPGATGNTATEDLVFAFNEGGLDTGIDLGKLLDVADRVAALPGGVTGSHLRHVPRERAARAA from the coding sequence TTGTCTGAGACCCTCGCAGGCAAGGACGCCCCCGTGACCGACCGCCGCCCCGCCATCGTCGAGGTCGCCCCCCGCGACGGCCTCCAGAGCATCCGCGATCCCCTGCCCACGGACACCAAGATCGCGCTGATCCGCGACCTTGTCGCCGCCGGCTGCCGGCGCGTGGAGATCGGCAGCTTCGTGAGCCCCAGGGCGGTGCCGCAGATGCACGACATGGCGGAGATCGCCGCCGCCGTGCTGGACCTGCCCGCCCGGCTCATGGCGCTGGTCCCGAACGTGCGCGGCGCCGAGCGGGCCGCCGGGGCCGGCATCCGCGAGATCGGCTACGTGTTCTCGGTCTCCGAGTCCCACAACCGCAGCAACGTCCGACAGTCCGTCGCAGACTCGCTGGACGGGCTGGGCGCGGTGGCCGCCGCCCTGCCCGAGAACACGCGCCTGCGCGTCAACGTCGCCACGGCCTTCGACTGCCCCTTCGAGGGCACCGTGCCGCTGGACGCCGTGCTCGCCGCCACCCGCCGGGCCGCCGCCATCGCCCCCGAAGCGGAAATCGCGCTCTGCGACACCACGGGCCGCGCCAACCCCTTCGCGGTGGCCGAGCGGTTCCGCGCCGCGATGGCCCTGCCCGAGACGGCGCGGAGCACGTGGGCCTTCCACGGCCACGACACCTTCGGGCAGGGCGTCGCCAACGCGCTCGCCGCCTGGCACGCGGGCGTCCCCGCCTTCGACGCGGCTGCCGCCGGCCTCGGGGGCTGCCCCTTCGCGCCTGGCGCGACGGGCAACACCGCCACCGAGGACCTCGTGTTCGCGTTCAACGAGGGCGGGCTCGACACCGGCATCGACCTGGGCAAGCTCCTCGACGTGGCCGACCGCGTGGCGGCCCTGCCGGGCGGCGTCACCGGCTCGCACCTGCGCCACGTGCCGCGCGAGCGGGCGGCGCGGGCCGCGTGA
- a CDS encoding TRAP transporter small permease, with the protein MRTAYTFLERLTQRGGQVVLVFMVLTIVYDAVARYLFAAPTSWSLEINTFLIVYVAVMAAADVQRTDSHIRITFFADRLGDRGRRTVRAIIGLFGAGFAGIMAWRGYLIAAQAAEYGERVSSSFGTPMVIPYAMLPIGFGLLAIRFALDVLDAWQGRAPEAGEGTEVV; encoded by the coding sequence ATGCGCACCGCCTACACCTTCCTCGAGCGCCTGACCCAACGGGGCGGGCAGGTCGTGCTGGTCTTCATGGTGCTGACCATCGTGTACGACGCCGTCGCCCGCTACCTCTTCGCCGCGCCGACCTCGTGGTCGCTGGAGATCAACACCTTCCTGATCGTCTACGTGGCCGTGATGGCCGCCGCCGACGTGCAGCGCACCGACAGCCACATCCGCATCACCTTCTTCGCCGACCGGCTGGGGGACCGCGGCCGGCGGACGGTGCGCGCGATCATCGGCCTGTTCGGCGCCGGGTTCGCCGGCATCATGGCCTGGCGCGGCTACCTGATCGCCGCCCAGGCCGCGGAGTACGGCGAGCGGGTCTCGTCGTCCTTCGGCACGCCCATGGTGATACCCTACGCCATGCTGCCCATCGGCTTCGGCCTCCTCGCGATCCGCTTCGCGCTCGACGTGCTCGATGCCTGGCAGGGCCGCGCGCCCGAGGCCGGGGAGGGCACCGAAGTTGTCTGA
- a CDS encoding TRAP transporter substrate-binding protein has translation MTTTRRTLLGSAAALAGALAFAAPAMAETTLTGVSYLPPSYKALSYGSAGFVERLDASDAIAVDYYDSGKLLKADEQLPALRSGTIDFMFHTTSYITRSSPILGITGLPGVVEALYENPGRIAKGSPLFELMNEELAKEDLRMISMMGNVLEPEYVWSTGDGAIRSIDDIAGKKVRVVSFEATKLMEDFGAAAVRIPSSELYLALQRGTVDAAVANISTVVGRSLQEQLGAVYTLPVTAFGIGLFMTTKRWEALSDEERAAVEDAAAWFEENGAREANDVIYPNEFWPMMEEAGIEVIEPTAEELERLEAGSQAVIDAWLEEVGPEVGRRAIALATGAES, from the coding sequence ATGACCACGACCCGCAGAACCCTGCTCGGCTCCGCCGCAGCCCTCGCCGGCGCCCTGGCCTTCGCGGCCCCCGCCATGGCCGAGACCACGCTCACCGGCGTCAGCTACCTGCCGCCCTCCTACAAGGCGCTGAGCTACGGCTCCGCCGGCTTCGTGGAGCGCCTCGACGCCTCCGACGCCATCGCCGTGGACTACTACGACAGCGGCAAGCTCTTGAAGGCCGACGAGCAGCTGCCCGCGCTGCGCTCGGGCACCATCGACTTCATGTTCCACACCACCAGCTACATCACCCGCTCCTCGCCGATCCTCGGGATCACCGGCCTGCCGGGCGTGGTCGAGGCGCTCTACGAGAACCCGGGCCGCATCGCCAAGGGCTCGCCCCTGTTCGAGCTGATGAACGAGGAGCTGGCCAAGGAAGACCTCCGCATGATCTCCATGATGGGGAACGTGCTGGAGCCGGAGTACGTCTGGTCCACCGGCGACGGGGCGATCCGCTCGATCGACGACATCGCGGGCAAGAAGGTCCGCGTGGTCTCGTTCGAGGCGACCAAGCTGATGGAGGACTTCGGCGCCGCCGCCGTGCGCATCCCCTCCTCGGAGCTCTACCTCGCGCTCCAGCGGGGCACCGTGGACGCCGCCGTGGCGAACATCTCGACGGTCGTGGGCCGCTCGCTGCAGGAGCAGCTCGGCGCCGTCTACACCCTGCCCGTGACCGCCTTCGGCATCGGCCTGTTCATGACCACGAAGCGCTGGGAGGCCCTGAGCGACGAGGAGCGCGCCGCGGTCGAGGATGCCGCCGCCTGGTTCGAGGAGAACGGCGCCCGCGAGGCCAACGACGTCATCTACCCGAACGAGTTCTGGCCGATGATGGAGGAGGCCGGCATCGAGGTGATCGAGCCCACCGCGGAGGAGCTCGAGCGCCTCGAGGCGGGCTCGCAGGCCGTGATCGACGCCTGGCTCGAGGAGGTCGGCCCGGAGGTCGGCCGGCGCGCCATCGCGCTCGCCACCGGCGCCGAGTCCTGA
- a CDS encoding TRAP transporter large permease, translating into MLEPIIVVVMLLGLIGAGAPIFLALGASGLLGLWMARGPLAFFFAPTSFFGQLNSFELIALPLFILMGNILGATPVGANLFRAASLWLQWLRGGLAISTVGASAIFGAVSGVSVAGVAAVGSIAVPQMLDRGYSRGLAAGSVASSGALAMLIPPSVPFIIYGAVSGVSVGALFIGGILPGIVLALALCLYIWVRVRLNPAEAPADDGPRAPRAEKLRALGGIWHAMLLVLIVLGSIYSGIATPSEAAAFGALGAFLIAALIFRCLDWRRTVAILRSSVKVSGAILLIMGTAKIFGDYLNLVRVPENVSAALTATDLPPWAILTLVMVALVLLGMLVDAVSLIVVTTPILLPLVTALGYDPLWFGIVLVMNLEIAVVTPPVGLNLYALKGVCPQLEVEEIIRSVVPFVAVQFAVLMLFVLFPPISLWLPGLL; encoded by the coding sequence GTGCTAGAGCCGATCATCGTCGTCGTGATGCTGCTGGGCCTGATCGGGGCCGGCGCGCCGATCTTCCTGGCGCTGGGCGCCTCGGGCCTCCTGGGCCTGTGGATGGCGCGCGGCCCGCTCGCGTTCTTCTTCGCGCCCACCTCGTTCTTCGGGCAGCTCAACTCCTTCGAGCTGATCGCGCTGCCCCTGTTCATCCTGATGGGCAACATCCTCGGCGCCACCCCCGTGGGGGCCAACCTGTTCCGCGCCGCGTCCCTGTGGCTCCAGTGGCTGCGGGGCGGGCTCGCCATCTCCACCGTGGGCGCCTCGGCCATCTTCGGCGCGGTCTCGGGCGTGTCCGTCGCGGGCGTCGCCGCCGTGGGCTCGATCGCGGTGCCGCAGATGCTGGACCGCGGCTACTCGCGGGGTCTGGCCGCCGGATCCGTCGCGTCCTCGGGCGCGCTGGCCATGCTGATCCCGCCCTCGGTGCCGTTCATCATCTACGGCGCGGTCTCGGGCGTGTCCGTGGGCGCGCTCTTCATCGGCGGCATCCTTCCCGGCATCGTGCTGGCCCTCGCCTTGTGCCTCTACATCTGGGTCCGGGTGCGCCTGAACCCCGCCGAGGCGCCCGCCGACGACGGCCCCAGGGCCCCCCGCGCCGAGAAGCTGCGCGCCCTCGGCGGCATCTGGCACGCCATGCTGCTGGTGCTGATCGTGCTGGGCTCGATCTACTCCGGCATCGCCACCCCTTCCGAGGCCGCCGCCTTCGGCGCGCTGGGGGCGTTCCTGATCGCGGCCCTCATCTTCCGCTGCCTCGACTGGCGGCGCACGGTCGCGATTCTGCGGTCCTCGGTGAAGGTGTCGGGCGCGATCCTCCTCATCATGGGCACCGCCAAGATCTTCGGCGACTACCTCAACCTCGTGCGCGTCCCCGAGAACGTCTCGGCCGCGCTCACCGCCACGGACCTGCCGCCCTGGGCGATCCTGACGCTGGTGATGGTCGCCCTCGTGCTCCTGGGGATGCTGGTCGACGCGGTCTCGCTGATCGTGGTGACCACGCCCATCCTGCTGCCGCTCGTGACCGCGCTGGGCTACGACCCGCTGTGGTTCGGCATCGTGCTGGTCATGAACCTGGAGATCGCGGTGGTGACGCCGCCCGTCGGCCTCAACCTCTACGCCCTCAAGGGCGTGTGCCCCCAACTCGAGGTCGAGGAGATCATCCGCTCCGTGGTGCCCTTCGTGGCGGTCCAGTTCGCGGTGCTGATGCTCTTCGTCCTCTTCCCGCCGATCAGCCTGTGGCTGCCCGGCCTCCTGTGA
- a CDS encoding CaiB/BaiF CoA-transferase family protein: MAPLDGIRVIELGQLIAGPYCGQLLSDFGAEVVKVEPPEVGDAMRQWGRPDRSGDPVWWDVIARGKKSVTLDLRRPEGQAVLRDLVAESDVLVENFRPGTMERWGLGYDALAAINPRLIMARVSGYGQDGPYAGRAGFASVCEAAGGLRHISGYPDRAPIRIGLSLGDTMAGVNAAMGVLLALQDRHRTGRGQVVDSAIYEAVLGLTESLVAEYDAGGHVRERNGSSLPGIAPSNAYPARDGKDVVIGANQDSVFRRLCEAMDRPELADDPRYATHRARGENQAELDDLIADWTRTVDAAEIVERMAAGGVPVGLAYTAEDMLADQHFAARRSIVHVEDPKRGRTLAMQNVFPRLSRSPGAVRGLGPALGEHTDTILAETLGYDAARREALRADGVT; encoded by the coding sequence ATGGCACCGCTCGACGGCATTCGCGTGATCGAACTCGGACAGCTCATCGCCGGGCCCTACTGCGGCCAGCTGCTGAGCGACTTCGGCGCCGAGGTCGTCAAGGTCGAGCCGCCCGAGGTGGGCGACGCCATGCGCCAGTGGGGCCGCCCGGACCGGAGCGGCGACCCCGTGTGGTGGGACGTGATCGCGCGCGGCAAGAAGTCGGTCACGCTCGACCTGCGCCGCCCCGAGGGGCAGGCGGTGCTGCGCGACCTCGTGGCCGAGTCCGACGTGCTGGTCGAGAACTTCCGCCCCGGCACCATGGAGCGCTGGGGCCTCGGCTACGACGCGCTCGCCGCGATCAACCCGCGCCTGATCATGGCCCGCGTGTCGGGCTACGGCCAGGACGGGCCCTATGCCGGGCGCGCGGGCTTCGCCTCGGTCTGCGAGGCGGCGGGCGGCCTGCGCCACATCTCCGGCTACCCCGACCGCGCCCCGATCCGCATCGGCCTAAGCCTCGGCGACACCATGGCCGGCGTGAACGCGGCCATGGGCGTGCTGCTCGCCCTCCAGGACCGCCACCGTACGGGCCGGGGCCAGGTGGTCGACAGCGCCATCTACGAGGCCGTGCTCGGCCTGACCGAGAGCCTCGTGGCCGAGTACGACGCCGGCGGCCACGTGCGCGAGCGCAACGGCTCCTCGCTGCCCGGCATCGCCCCCTCGAACGCCTACCCCGCGCGCGACGGCAAGGACGTAGTGATCGGCGCCAACCAGGACTCGGTGTTCCGGCGCCTGTGCGAGGCCATGGACCGGCCCGAGCTGGCCGACGACCCGCGCTACGCCACCCACCGCGCCCGGGGCGAGAACCAGGCAGAGCTGGACGACCTGATCGCGGACTGGACCCGCACCGTGGACGCCGCCGAGATCGTGGAGCGCATGGCCGCCGGGGGCGTGCCCGTGGGCCTCGCCTACACCGCCGAGGACATGCTGGCCGACCAGCACTTCGCCGCGCGCCGGAGCATCGTGCACGTCGAGGACCCGAAGCGCGGCCGCACGCTCGCCATGCAGAACGTGTTCCCGCGCCTGTCGCGCTCGCCCGGCGCCGTGCGCGGGCTTGGGCCCGCCCTGGGCGAGCACACCGACACCATCCTCGCGGAGACGCTCGGCTACGACGCCGCGCGCCGCGAGGCCCTGCGCGCCGACGGCGTGACCTGA
- a CDS encoding transketolase-like TK C-terminal-containing protein codes for MTDTRTLDRLARAALWLSHWTIHHANHVRPRADGEVKVGGHQASSASMAQIMTALYFHALRPEDRVAVKPHASPVFHAIQALAGNMPREKLERFRGLGGAQSYPSRTKDVDDVDFSTGSVGLGVAATLFASLVQDYLHAKDALRPDWPMGRMVALVGDAELDEGNVYEALQEGWKHDLRNCWWIVDYNRQSLDGVVHEGLWERIEAIFRAFGWRVARLRHGKLQEAAFAEPGGERLREWIEACPNQLYSALTWQGGKAWRARLTEELGDQGDVSALLDRRSDAELAALMANLGGHCMATLCDAFDEAAEDDRPTVFLAYTIKGWGTPLAGHKDNHAGLMNPAQFAEWQREMDVERGAEWDIPADLAAAAKRAPFFARGPRRLEDGAAAVPAIPAPADREISTQAAFGKILDAVAKQGGPLADRIVTMSPDVTVSTNLGPWVNRRGLFDRRERPDTFRDERVPSTQKWAFGPEGQHLELGIAEMNLFLALGAAGLSHSLFGRRLIPVGTLYDPFVARGLDALNYACYGDARFLFAGTPSGVSLAPEGGAHQSIASPLIGMSQDGLAAFEPAFADELAIVMGWAFDYLQREGRADEGDWARDAEGGSVYLRLSTRPLEQPGPRGQDFERGVIDGAYWLRPPSPRTGVVIAYQGAIADQAIAAAGRLGDWTGDVAVLAVTSADRLNAGWTASEESHVARLLADVPGHAALVTVIDGHPATLAWLGGVHGHRVRSLGVEHFGQTGTVADLHRHFGIDADGIVRAAKRTMGTRRARSA; via the coding sequence ATGACCGACACCCGCACCCTCGACCGGCTGGCCCGCGCCGCCCTGTGGCTCTCGCACTGGACGATCCACCACGCCAACCACGTCCGCCCCAGGGCCGACGGCGAGGTGAAGGTGGGCGGGCACCAGGCCTCGTCGGCCTCGATGGCGCAGATCATGACCGCGCTCTACTTCCACGCCCTGCGCCCCGAGGACCGGGTCGCCGTCAAGCCCCACGCTTCGCCCGTGTTCCACGCGATCCAGGCGCTGGCCGGGAACATGCCGCGGGAGAAGCTGGAGCGGTTCCGGGGCCTCGGCGGCGCCCAAAGCTACCCCTCGCGCACCAAGGACGTGGACGACGTGGACTTCTCGACCGGCTCGGTGGGCCTCGGGGTGGCGGCCACGCTGTTCGCCTCCCTGGTGCAGGACTACCTGCACGCCAAGGACGCCTTGCGTCCCGACTGGCCGATGGGCCGCATGGTGGCGCTGGTGGGCGATGCGGAACTGGACGAGGGCAACGTCTACGAGGCGCTGCAGGAGGGCTGGAAGCACGACCTGCGCAACTGCTGGTGGATCGTGGACTACAACCGCCAGTCGCTCGACGGCGTGGTGCACGAGGGCCTGTGGGAGCGGATCGAGGCGATCTTCCGGGCCTTCGGCTGGCGCGTCGCGCGCCTGCGCCACGGCAAGCTGCAGGAGGCCGCTTTCGCGGAGCCGGGCGGCGAACGGCTTCGGGAATGGATCGAGGCCTGCCCGAACCAGCTCTACTCGGCGCTGACGTGGCAGGGCGGCAAGGCGTGGCGCGCGCGGCTGACCGAGGAGCTGGGCGACCAGGGCGACGTCTCGGCGCTGCTGGACCGTCGCTCGGACGCGGAGCTGGCCGCGCTGATGGCGAACCTCGGCGGGCACTGCATGGCGACCTTGTGCGATGCCTTCGACGAAGCGGCGGAGGACGACCGCCCCACGGTGTTCCTGGCCTACACGATCAAGGGCTGGGGCACGCCGCTGGCGGGGCACAAGGACAACCACGCGGGCCTGATGAACCCCGCCCAGTTCGCCGAGTGGCAGCGCGAGATGGACGTGGAGCGGGGCGCCGAGTGGGACATTCCCGCCGATCTCGCCGCCGCCGCCAAGCGCGCGCCGTTCTTCGCACGCGGACCCCGGCGGCTGGAGGACGGCGCCGCCGCCGTGCCCGCGATCCCCGCGCCCGCGGACCGCGAGATCTCCACCCAGGCCGCGTTCGGCAAGATCCTCGACGCGGTGGCGAAGCAGGGCGGGCCACTGGCCGATCGCATCGTCACCATGTCGCCCGACGTCACCGTCTCCACCAACCTCGGGCCTTGGGTGAACCGGCGCGGCCTCTTCGACCGCCGCGAGCGGCCCGACACGTTCCGCGACGAGCGGGTGCCCTCGACGCAGAAATGGGCCTTCGGCCCCGAGGGGCAGCACCTGGAGCTGGGCATCGCCGAGATGAACCTCTTTCTCGCGCTGGGCGCCGCCGGCCTGTCGCATTCCCTGTTCGGGCGCCGGCTGATCCCGGTGGGCACGCTCTACGACCCCTTCGTCGCGCGCGGCCTCGATGCGCTGAACTACGCCTGCTACGGGGACGCCCGCTTCCTCTTCGCGGGCACGCCTTCGGGCGTCTCGCTCGCCCCCGAGGGCGGCGCGCACCAGTCCATCGCCTCGCCCCTGATCGGCATGAGCCAGGACGGGCTGGCCGCCTTCGAGCCGGCCTTCGCGGACGAGCTGGCGATCGTCATGGGCTGGGCCTTCGACTACCTCCAGCGCGAGGGCCGCGCGGACGAGGGCGACTGGGCGCGCGATGCCGAGGGCGGCTCGGTCTACCTGCGCCTCTCGACCCGCCCCCTGGAGCAGCCCGGCCCGCGGGGGCAGGACTTCGAGCGCGGCGTGATCGACGGCGCCTACTGGCTGCGCCCGCCCTCGCCGCGCACGGGCGTGGTGATCGCCTACCAGGGCGCGATCGCCGACCAGGCCATCGCCGCCGCCGGGCGGCTCGGGGACTGGACCGGCGACGTGGCGGTGCTGGCGGTGACGTCCGCCGACCGCCTCAACGCCGGCTGGACGGCGAGCGAGGAGAGCCACGTGGCGCGCCTGCTCGCGGACGTGCCGGGCCACGCCGCGCTGGTCACGGTGATCGACGGGCACCCCGCGACGCTGGCGTGGCTGGGCGGCGTGCACGGGCACCGGGTCCGCAGCCTCGGGGTCGAGCACTTCGGCCAGACCGGCACGGTGGCCGATCTCCACCGCCATTTCGGCATCGACGCGGACGGCATCGTGCGGGCGGCGAAGCGGACCATGGGAACGCGGCGCGCCCGGTCCGCCTGA
- the hpnE gene encoding hydroxysqualene dehydroxylase HpnE, which produces MPRAFVIGAGLAGLVAAEALARGGMAVTVLEASPKAGGRCRSYRDARLGRVIDNGNHLVLAANRAVLDWAGRIGGADALERGEAAFPFLDLADGQQWCVRPGPGPWGALAARPPGVRPGTLVRDMARLAAARPSATVERAVGAASPLMARFWDPMSRAVLNEDPARGSARLLAAALLRSFARGAGAARPVFFPRGLGPALVDPALALLERQGTQIDLRRPVAALEGGDRLRTIHAGARIDFAPGDVAVLAVPPRQASALLPRLALPPSGRAIANAHFVVPDSGLPPLLALLGGTAHWLFRRGDVVSVTVSAAEDSALEGLGRDAALARLWADVAAAVRAHGGAVPPAMPAARFLRERAATFDQSPEGAARRHGPRTPWPNLLLAGDHVRTGLPATLEGAVRSGERAARLALRAAQRAAP; this is translated from the coding sequence ATGCCGCGCGCCTTCGTGATCGGCGCGGGGCTGGCCGGCCTCGTGGCCGCGGAGGCCCTCGCCCGCGGGGGCATGGCCGTCACGGTGCTGGAGGCCTCGCCCAAGGCGGGCGGGCGCTGCCGCTCCTACCGCGACGCGCGGCTGGGGCGGGTGATCGACAACGGCAACCACCTCGTGCTCGCCGCCAACCGCGCGGTGCTGGACTGGGCGGGGCGCATCGGCGGCGCGGACGCGCTGGAGCGGGGCGAGGCGGCGTTCCCGTTCCTCGACCTCGCGGACGGCCAGCAGTGGTGCGTGCGCCCCGGCCCCGGTCCGTGGGGGGCGCTGGCGGCCCGCCCCCCCGGCGTGCGGCCCGGCACGCTGGTGCGCGACATGGCCCGGCTGGCGGCCGCGCGCCCCTCGGCCACGGTGGAGCGGGCCGTGGGCGCCGCCTCGCCGCTGATGGCGCGCTTCTGGGACCCCATGAGCCGCGCCGTGCTGAACGAGGACCCTGCACGCGGCTCGGCCCGGCTGCTGGCGGCGGCGCTCCTGCGCTCCTTCGCGCGCGGCGCGGGCGCAGCGCGGCCGGTGTTCTTTCCCCGCGGCCTCGGCCCGGCGCTGGTGGACCCCGCGCTCGCCCTCTTGGAGCGACAGGGCACCCAGATCGACCTGCGCCGCCCCGTGGCGGCGCTGGAGGGCGGCGACCGCCTCCGCACGATCCATGCCGGCGCGCGCATCGACTTCGCGCCCGGCGACGTGGCCGTGCTGGCCGTGCCGCCCCGGCAGGCGAGCGCGCTCCTGCCCCGCCTCGCGCTGCCGCCCTCGGGCCGGGCCATCGCCAACGCGCACTTCGTGGTCCCGGACAGCGGCCTGCCCCCCCTCCTCGCCCTGCTCGGCGGCACGGCGCACTGGTTGTTCCGGCGCGGCGACGTGGTGTCGGTCACGGTCTCGGCGGCGGAGGATTCCGCGCTGGAGGGGCTGGGGCGCGACGCGGCCCTCGCCCGGCTCTGGGCCGACGTCGCCGCCGCCGTGCGCGCCCACGGAGGCGCCGTGCCCCCCGCCATGCCCGCCGCCCGCTTCCTGCGCGAGCGGGCCGCCACCTTCGACCAGTCGCCCGAAGGCGCCGCCAGGCGGCACGGGCCCCGCACGCCCTGGCCGAACCTCCTACTCGCCGGGGATCACGTCCGCACGGGGCTGCCCGCCACGCTCGAAGGCGCCGTCCGCTCCGGCGAGCGCGCCGCGCGGCTGGCCCTCCGGGCGGCGCAGCGGGCCGCGCCATAG
- a CDS encoding squalene/phytoene synthase family protein: protein MSFAPATTERGDRAEVRRVVAGAGSSFALGMRVLPEPRRRAIHAVYALCRAVDDIADGDAPGAATPEARAAALDRWEREVALAFAGRPGTAIGAEIARAAAWLDLPEAEFALVIDGMRMDARAIVAPSAEVLDAYIRRVAGAAGILSMRCFGAWLGPPSERFALHLARGLQLVNILRDVEQDAAMGRLYLPRPVLEAAGLPGEPARVPGHAALPRARALVGADARRAFRAAAAEIPAHRRVPLLPALVMMGPYERLLRRWESDWTRPPPRRSRLGKLVDGLAAAARPV from the coding sequence GTGAGCTTCGCGCCCGCCACCACCGAGCGCGGCGACCGGGCCGAGGTGCGCCGCGTGGTGGCGGGCGCCGGGTCGAGCTTCGCCCTCGGCATGCGCGTCCTGCCCGAGCCGCGGCGCCGCGCGATCCATGCGGTCTACGCCCTCTGCCGCGCCGTGGACGACATCGCCGACGGCGACGCGCCGGGCGCGGCCACGCCCGAGGCGCGGGCCGCCGCCCTCGATCGCTGGGAGCGCGAGGTCGCCCTCGCCTTCGCGGGCCGCCCCGGCACCGCGATCGGCGCCGAGATCGCCCGCGCCGCCGCGTGGCTCGACCTGCCCGAAGCGGAGTTCGCCCTGGTGATCGACGGCATGCGCATGGACGCGCGCGCCATCGTGGCGCCCTCGGCGGAGGTGCTGGACGCCTACATCCGCCGCGTGGCGGGCGCCGCGGGCATCCTCTCGATGCGCTGCTTCGGCGCCTGGCTCGGGCCGCCCTCGGAGCGGTTCGCCCTCCACCTCGCGCGCGGGCTGCAGCTGGTGAACATCCTGCGCGACGTGGAGCAGGACGCCGCGATGGGCCGGCTCTACCTGCCCCGCCCCGTGCTGGAGGCCGCGGGACTGCCGGGCGAGCCCGCCCGCGTGCCGGGCCACGCCGCCCTGCCCCGGGCGCGCGCGCTGGTAGGGGCCGACGCCCGCCGCGCCTTCCGCGCCGCCGCCGCCGAGATCCCCGCGCACCGCCGCGTGCCGCTGCTCCCTGCGCTGGTGATGATGGGCCCCTACGAGCGCCTGCTGCGCCGCTGGGAATCCGACTGGACGCGCCCGCCGCCCCGTCGCTCGCGCCTCGGCAAGCTGGTGGACGGGCTCGCCGCCGCGGCGCGCCCGGTCTGA
- a CDS encoding squalene/phytoene synthase family protein: MTLAGGMQTGGADAADPWHAAASENFPVASRLLAPRVRPQVVAFYRFARAADDAADDPAAAPEARLARLAALERGLDGEDAGPGAALRRAVGPGAALEEARALLVAFRRDAAGARCADWAALRDYCAHSAAPVGRFLLRVHGEGAGAHALSDALCAALQVLNHVQDIRADWQRLGRRYLPGDWMHAAGAGDAALAASTASPALRAVIDRTLGATGALLREAAPLPRRIRSRGLRAQAAATLFLARRLHARLERGDPLAGRIAPTRLDFARAGLAAAAALP, translated from the coding sequence ATGACGCTGGCAGGCGGGATGCAGACCGGCGGCGCGGACGCTGCCGATCCGTGGCACGCGGCCGCGTCCGAGAACTTTCCGGTGGCCTCGCGCCTGCTCGCGCCCCGGGTTCGGCCTCAGGTGGTCGCATTCTACCGCTTCGCGCGCGCCGCCGACGATGCGGCCGACGATCCCGCGGCCGCGCCCGAGGCGCGGCTCGCCCGGCTCGCGGCGCTGGAGCGGGGGCTGGACGGCGAAGACGCGGGCCCGGGTGCGGCGCTGCGTCGCGCCGTCGGGCCGGGCGCCGCGCTGGAGGAGGCGCGGGCGCTCCTGGTCGCCTTCCGCCGCGACGCCGCGGGGGCGCGCTGCGCGGACTGGGCGGCGCTGCGGGACTACTGCGCACACTCCGCCGCGCCGGTCGGCCGGTTCCTGCTGCGCGTCCACGGCGAGGGGGCCGGGGCGCACGCGCTGTCCGACGCCCTGTGCGCCGCGCTGCAGGTGCTGAACCACGTGCAGGACATCCGCGCCGACTGGCAGCGGCTCGGGCGCCGCTACCTGCCCGGCGACTGGATGCACGCGGCGGGGGCCGGGGACGCCGCGCTCGCCGCGTCCACCGCCTCGCCCGCCCTGCGCGCGGTGATCGACCGCACCCTCGGGGCCACGGGCGCGCTGCTGCGCGAGGCGGCGCCCCTGCCCCGGCGCATCCGTTCGCGCGGCCTGCGCGCGCAGGCGGCGGCGACCCTGTTCCTGGCCCGAAGGCTCCACGCGAGGCTCGAACGCGGCGATCCGCTGGCGGGCCGCATCGCGCCCACGCGGCTCGACTTCGCGCGCGCGGGGCTCGCCGCCGCCGCGGCCCTGCCGTGA